From Cygnus atratus isolate AKBS03 ecotype Queensland, Australia chromosome 1, CAtr_DNAZoo_HiC_assembly, whole genome shotgun sequence, the proteins below share one genomic window:
- the GPR37 gene encoding prosaposin receptor GPR37 encodes MRPLGAPLALLLCQVLGSWAACALLPSAGSGLQENPHRPPSPPATAPPGPGSRAAAALRGRGAPPAGPGGTCGAAGPGQRRARSSGAGLGAAGGPRWLPLNGSGRGGEGGAGGRGNGTGRRARLRNPFYPLTEESYGAYAVMCLSVVIFGIGIMGNMAVMCIVCHNYYMRSISNSLLANLAFWDFLIVFFCLPLVIFQELTKKWLLEDFSCKIVPYIEVASLGVTTFTLCALCIDRFRAATNVQMYYEMIENCTSTTAKLAVIWVGALLLALPEVVLRQLTKEDPEYSGSPPGERCVVKISTALPDTIYVLALTYDGARLWWYFGCYFCLPTLFTITCSLVTARKIRRAEKACTRGNKRQIQLESQMNCTVVALTILYGFCIIPENICNIVTAYMSTGVSRQTMDLLHLISQFLLFFKSCVTPVLLFCLCKPFSRAFMECCCCCCDECIQKPSTVTSDDNDNEYTTELELSPFSTIRREMSTFASVGTHC; translated from the exons ATGCGGCCCCTCGGCGCTCCCCTcgccctgctgctgtgccaggtGCTGGGCTCATGGGCCGCCTGCGCCCTGCTCCCCTCTGCGGGCTCCGGGCTGCAAGAAAACCCTCATCGCCCCCCATCCCCGCCGGCCAcggcgccccccggccctgGAAGCCGGGCTGCCGCTGCTCTCCGCGGgcgcggagcccccccggcggggcccgggggcacctgcggggctgcggggcccgggCAGAGGCGGGCGCGGAGCAGCGGGGCCGgcctgggggcggcggggggccccCGGTGGCTGCCCCTGAACGGCTCGGGccgaggaggagaggggggcgcggggggtCGTGGTAACGGCACCGGGCGCCGCGCCCGGCTCCGCAACCCCTTCTACCCGCTGACCGAGGAGTCGTACGGAGCCTACGCCGTGATGTGCCTCTCCGTGGTGATCTTCGGCATCGGCATCATGGGCAACATGGCAGTGATGTGCATCGTCTGCCACAACTACTACATGCGGAGCATCTCCAACTCCCTGCTGGCGAATCTGGCCTTCTGGGACTTCCTCATCGTCTTCTTCTGCCTGCCGCTGGTCATCTTCCAGGAGCTCACCAAGAAGTGGCTACTAGAAGACTTCTCCTGCAAAATCGTCCCGTACATCGAG GTAGCCTCTCTTGGAGTCACCACCTTCACACTGTGTGCCCTCTGCATTGATCGGTTTCGTGCTGCCACCAACGTGCAGATGTACTACGAGATGATTGAGAACTGCACCTCGACGACTGCCAAGCTGGCCGTCATATGGGTcggggcactgctgctggcactgccgGAGGTTGTGCTGCGCCAGCTGACAAAGGAGGACCCTGAATACAGTGGCAGCCCACCTGGGGAGCGGTGCGTGGTGAAGATATCCACCGCCCTACCCGACACCATTTACGTGTTAGCTCTGACATACGATGGGGCAAGACTGTGGTGGTACTTTGGCTGCTACTTTTGTTTGCCTACCCTTTTCACTATTACCTGCTCCCTGGTAACAGCAAGGAAAATCAGGAGGGCAGAAAAGGCTTGCACAAGAGGGAACAAGCGACAAATTCAGCTAGAAAGTCAGATGAACTGCACAGTAGTGGCTTTGACCATTTTATATGGGTTTTGCATCATTCCTGAAAACATCTGCAACATTGTGACTGCCTACATGTCCACAGGGGTATCTCGGCAGACTATGGATCTCCTCCATCTCATTAGCCAGttccttttgttctttaagTCCTGTGTTACCCCAGTCctccttttctgtctgtgcaaaCCTTTCAGCCGGGCCTTTATGGAgtgttgctgttgctgctgtgaTGAATGCATCCAGAAACCTTCAACAGTGACAAGTGATGACAATGACAATGAGTACACCACAGAACTGGAGCTCTCCCCTTTCAGCACCATCCGTCGTGAAATGTCTACCTTTGCCTCTGTGGGGACTCACTGTTAA